One Periophthalmus magnuspinnatus isolate fPerMag1 chromosome 15, fPerMag1.2.pri, whole genome shotgun sequence genomic window carries:
- the si:ch211-198a12.6 gene encoding zinc finger protein 883, translating into MAESETECDTPGLDTLGSECVIAHSHVDLHYGAETEIMTEEKRGLELEIHGGELKIHGIGTGLGAVACVDAIVAESDHDYIKVEHADMHCFTGAEIKTSGGEHLLGEVLLKADGEHVVKMESDHGGELTVESENGVIIHEAHGLQCNECGEIFGSISDLHQHFEIHKDLNPYICVHCGESFAVEASLKQHMKIHMKEKPYGVDIMGKDVIDTFNLKSHQMIHLPDKPHRCSECGKSFAAAITLREHMKMHSEDKPYKCTQCRKSFVRRRHLKKHQEVHAREKPYTCGQCGKGFATTSNLKQHQKTHTSVALGDKPHRCAQCGKCFAAAATLKEHQRIHSGEKYKCNMCRKSFVRKRHLKKHQQVHAGGKPYTCRHCNKGFNHSSSLSRHHKTHLQNPAMPVMPVMPVMQNVPPGKAFTYSPAKRVHQQGEKPYMCHHCDKGFNHSSSLSRHQRVHSEGKSYTCGHCGKRFNHSSSLARHQRVHLENKQQQASSPPPQPQPQQYSPIPTPKGYPNNAYSPKQRMLGVEKPYRCTQCGKGFNHSSSLSRHHRIHVDQ; encoded by the coding sequence ATGGCCGAGTCAGAGACTGAATGTGACACACCGGGCCTTGACACACTTGGGTCGGAGTGTGTCATAGCCCACAGCCATGTCGACCTTCACTAtggggcagagacagagattATGACAGAGGAGAAGCGCGGCTTGGAGCTGGAGATACATGGAGGAGAGTTAAAGATCCATGGGATTGGTACAGGGCTGGGAGCTGTAGCCTGTGTAGATGCCATTGTAGCAGAGTCGGACCATGACTACATTAAAGTTGAACATGCTGATATGCACTGCTTTACCGGAGCAGAGATTAAAACATCTGGGGGTGAACACCTGCTGGGAGAGGTGCTACTTAAAGCAGATGGCGAGCATGTGGTGAAAATGGAGTCTGATCATGGTGGCGAGCTGACAGTGGAGTCAGAGAATGGTGTTATCATACATGAGGCTCATGGGCTCCAGTGTAACGAATGTGGGGAAATATTTGGCAGCATATCTGACCTTCACCAACACTTTGAGATTCACAAAGACCTCAatccttatatctgtgtccaCTGTGGGGAGAGCTTTGCTGTGGAGGCCAGTCTTAAACAGCACATGAAGATCCACATGAAAGAAAAACCATATGGTGTTGACATTATGGGCAAAGATGTTATTGACACTTTCAACCTCAAGTCTCATCAGATGATCCATTTACCTGACAAACCCCACAGATGCTCAGAGTGCGGGAAGAGCTTTGCTGCTGCCATCACTCTAAGAGAACATATGAAGATGCACTCTGAGGATAAGCCATACAAGTGCACACAATGTAGAAAGAGCTTTGTCCGTAGAAGGCATCTGAAAAAGCATCAAGAAGTCCACGCTCGAGAGAAGCCGTACACCTGTGGCCAGTGTGGGAAAGGGTTTGCAACAACATCTAACCTGAAACAGCACCAAAAGACCCACACTTCAGTGGCCCTCGGGGACAAGCCTCATCGGTGTGCGCAGTGCGGCAAGTGTTTTGCTGCTGCGGCCACTCTGAAGGAGCACCAGAGGATCCACTCGGGTGAGAAATACAAATGTAACATGTGCCGGAAGAGCTTTGTCCGCAAGCGTCATCTGAAGAAGCACCAGCAGGTCCACGCCGGAGGCAAGCCCTACACCTGCAGACACTGCAACAAGGGCTTCAACCACTCCTCATCACTGTCCCGGCACCACAAGACCCACCTGCAGAACCCCGCCATGCCTGTCATGCCAGTGATGCCAGTCATGCAAAATGTGCCGCCAGGAAAGGCGTTCACATATTCTCCCGCCAAGAGAGTTCACCAGCAGGGAGAGAAGCCTTACATGTGCCACCACTGCGACAAGGGCTTCAACCACTCCTCATCACTGTCCCGGCACCAAAGAGTCCACTCCGAGGGAAAGAGTTACACCTGCGGGCACTGTGGCAAGAGGTTCAATCACTCCTCTTCCCTTGCACGCCATCAGAGGGTGCACTTGGAAAATAAGCAGCAGCAGGCGTCATCACCGCCCCCACAGCCACAACCACAGCAGTACAGCCCCATCCCCACACCAAAGGGATACCCTAACAATGCCTACAGCCCCAAACAACGCATGTTGGGTGTGGAAAAACCCTACAGGTGCACCCAGTGTGGAAAAGGCTTTAACCATTCATCGTCTCTCTCCCGACACCATAGGATCCATGTTGACCAATGA